The following are encoded in a window of Bacillus sp. SORGH_AS_0510 genomic DNA:
- a CDS encoding BMP family protein: MQKRKIGMALSLVLAAGTLLGACGKSDDTSKNETSKGGEGKGKSFSVAMVTDVGGVDDKSFNQSAWEGLQKFGADNGMKKGKGGFDYLQSKSDADYSTNLNTLARQDFDLVYGIGFLMQAAVEEIAKQQKDSHFAIIDAEVKQPNVASVLFKEQEAAFLAGVAAALTTKSNHIGFIGGMEIPVIERFESGFLAGVKAAKPEVKVDVQYSGAFDKAELGQSIASKMYSSGADVIFHAAGGTGNGLFKEATDRKAKDPSKEIWAIGVDRDQNDMGPDVVLTSALKRVDVAVQDLSKKAMDGNFPGGQSILYGLAEDGVGLAPINSKAANKDAIETAVKDWIEKIKSGAVKVPGTRDELKNFSAK; this comes from the coding sequence TTGCAAAAGCGTAAAATTGGAATGGCGCTATCTTTAGTTCTTGCTGCTGGAACACTTTTAGGAGCTTGTGGAAAGAGCGATGACACAAGCAAAAACGAAACATCTAAGGGTGGAGAAGGAAAAGGAAAATCATTCTCTGTAGCGATGGTTACTGACGTCGGCGGTGTAGATGACAAATCATTCAACCAATCAGCTTGGGAAGGTCTTCAAAAATTTGGTGCTGACAACGGAATGAAAAAAGGTAAGGGTGGATTCGATTACCTTCAATCAAAATCTGATGCAGACTACTCTACAAACTTAAATACTCTTGCACGTCAAGATTTCGATTTAGTATACGGAATTGGTTTCTTAATGCAAGCTGCAGTTGAAGAAATCGCAAAACAACAAAAAGATTCTCACTTTGCAATCATCGATGCTGAAGTTAAACAGCCAAACGTTGCTAGCGTACTTTTCAAAGAGCAAGAAGCTGCATTCCTTGCTGGTGTTGCTGCCGCTCTAACAACAAAGTCTAACCACATTGGTTTCATTGGTGGTATGGAAATTCCTGTTATCGAACGTTTTGAGTCTGGTTTCTTAGCTGGTGTTAAGGCTGCAAAACCAGAAGTAAAAGTTGATGTTCAATACTCTGGCGCATTTGACAAAGCTGAACTTGGTCAAAGTATCGCTTCTAAAATGTACTCTTCTGGCGCAGACGTAATCTTCCACGCAGCTGGTGGAACTGGTAACGGTCTATTCAAAGAAGCTACTGACAGAAAAGCAAAAGACCCTAGCAAAGAAATTTGGGCAATCGGTGTAGACCGTGACCAAAACGACATGGGTCCAGATGTTGTTCTTACATCAGCACTTAAGCGTGTTGACGTAGCAGTACAAGACTTATCTAAAAAAGCTATGGATGGCAACTTCCCTGGCGGACAATCAATCCTTTACGGTTTAGCTGAAGATGGTGTTGGCTTAGCTCCAATCAACAGCAAAGCAGCTAATAAAGATGCCATTGAAACAGCTGTTAAAGATTGGATCGAAAAGATCAAATCAGGCGCTGTAAAAGTTCCTGGAACTCGTGATGAATTAAAAAACTTTAGCGCAAAATAA
- a CDS encoding DNA translocase FtsK, whose product MAKKKRRQPKKRDNHLKRTVQYELTALAILAIAIISIAKLGAVGRATVLFFRFWMGEWYMLGLIALVVLSIYLMWKREIPFIFHIKLVGSYFIVSAILLLSHVTLFHLLTNDGKFKDPSVISNTWELFMMELQGETSTTDLGGGILGAILFALFHYLFAETGTKIIAFIFIIIGFILLTGKSFGDFIGKVMLTLFDFSKGQWEAFKTDMSEWKQNQEVRKTEKKEQKAKQKENREQESAPVINVQQQSAHEENIIPEPIISSFADRAYVDEALNTQNQTKKEQPKDKKEHSEEEEEDQAPPITFTEVENVAYELPPLRLLKLPRKTDQSGEYELIHANAAKLERTFQSFGVKARVTQVHLGPAVTKYEVHPDVGVKVSKIVSLSDDLALALAAKDIRIEAPIPGKSAIGIEVPNSEVAMVSLREVLEATQNDKPDAKLLIGLGRDITGEAVLAELNKMPHLLVAGATGSGKSVCINGIITSILMRAKPHEVKLMMIDPKMVELNVYNGIPHLLAPVVTDAKKASQALKKVVSEMERRYELFSYTGTRNIEGYNDHVKRHNQEENDKQPLLPYIVVIVDELADLMMVASSDVEDSITRLAQMARAAGIHLIIATQRPSVDVITGVIKANIPSRIAFAVSSATDSRTILDMGGAEKLLGRGDMLFLPVGASKPVRVQGAFLSDQEVEDTVEFVISQQKAQYQEEMIPDDIPEVTGAVEDDLYDEAVELIIEMQTASVSMLQRRFRIGYTRAARLIDEMEARGVVGPYEGSKPRAVLQTKPKEEQSS is encoded by the coding sequence ATGGCCAAAAAAAAGAGAAGACAACCAAAAAAGAGAGACAACCACTTAAAACGAACAGTTCAATATGAATTAACTGCACTTGCTATATTAGCCATAGCGATTATCTCCATTGCTAAACTTGGGGCAGTAGGAAGAGCAACTGTCCTCTTCTTTAGATTTTGGATGGGTGAATGGTATATGCTAGGGTTAATTGCTCTAGTAGTATTGAGTATTTATCTAATGTGGAAACGAGAAATCCCTTTTATCTTCCATATTAAATTAGTAGGAAGCTATTTTATTGTTTCTGCTATTCTGCTCTTAAGTCATGTTACACTGTTTCACTTGCTTACAAATGATGGAAAGTTTAAAGATCCAAGTGTTATCAGCAACACATGGGAATTGTTCATGATGGAACTTCAAGGAGAAACAAGTACAACCGACCTTGGCGGTGGAATCCTAGGGGCTATTTTATTTGCACTATTTCATTACTTATTCGCAGAAACAGGTACTAAGATTATTGCCTTTATTTTTATTATCATTGGCTTCATTTTACTCACAGGGAAATCTTTTGGCGATTTCATTGGGAAGGTTATGTTGACTTTATTCGACTTCTCTAAAGGTCAGTGGGAAGCCTTCAAAACAGATATGTCGGAATGGAAGCAAAATCAAGAAGTTCGGAAAACGGAGAAGAAAGAACAAAAAGCAAAACAAAAGGAAAATAGGGAACAGGAAAGCGCACCTGTTATCAACGTTCAACAACAGTCTGCACATGAAGAAAACATTATTCCAGAGCCGATTATATCGAGCTTCGCGGATAGAGCTTATGTAGATGAAGCCCTTAACACGCAGAATCAAACTAAAAAAGAACAACCTAAGGATAAAAAAGAGCACTCAGAAGAGGAGGAGGAGGATCAAGCACCTCCTATCACATTTACTGAAGTAGAAAATGTAGCATACGAATTACCTCCTCTTAGACTGCTAAAGCTTCCAAGGAAAACAGACCAAAGTGGCGAATATGAACTCATACACGCCAATGCTGCCAAGCTAGAGCGGACGTTTCAAAGCTTTGGGGTAAAGGCAAGGGTCACACAAGTTCACTTAGGTCCAGCTGTTACTAAATATGAGGTCCATCCGGATGTGGGCGTAAAAGTTAGTAAAATTGTCAGCTTAAGTGATGACCTGGCATTGGCACTAGCTGCCAAAGATATTCGGATTGAAGCACCAATTCCCGGTAAATCTGCTATCGGTATTGAAGTTCCAAATTCAGAGGTTGCAATGGTTTCACTTCGAGAAGTGTTAGAAGCAACTCAGAATGACAAGCCAGATGCCAAACTGCTTATTGGGCTTGGAAGGGATATAACAGGTGAAGCAGTGCTCGCAGAATTAAATAAGATGCCCCATCTTCTCGTTGCTGGTGCTACTGGCAGTGGTAAAAGTGTTTGTATTAACGGCATCATAACCAGTATCCTGATGAGGGCCAAGCCCCATGAGGTAAAGTTAATGATGATCGATCCCAAAATGGTTGAATTAAATGTGTATAACGGGATTCCTCATTTACTTGCTCCAGTTGTTACCGATGCCAAAAAAGCATCGCAAGCATTGAAAAAAGTAGTAAGTGAAATGGAAAGACGTTACGAATTATTTTCCTACACAGGAACACGTAATATAGAGGGGTATAACGACCATGTTAAACGGCATAATCAGGAAGAAAATGATAAACAGCCGTTATTACCGTACATTGTTGTCATTGTAGATGAGTTAGCTGATTTAATGATGGTTGCTTCATCCGATGTAGAGGATTCAATTACAAGATTGGCACAAATGGCGCGTGCTGCAGGGATACATTTAATTATTGCTACTCAAAGGCCATCGGTTGATGTCATTACTGGGGTCATCAAAGCAAATATCCCATCGAGAATTGCCTTCGCTGTTTCTAGTGCAACGGATTCAAGAACGATTTTGGATATGGGGGGAGCGGAAAAACTTCTCGGACGTGGAGATATGTTATTCCTGCCTGTTGGAGCGTCAAAACCTGTCCGCGTACAAGGCGCTTTCCTTTCAGATCAGGAAGTAGAGGATACAGTTGAATTCGTTATTTCACAGCAAAAAGCACAATATCAAGAAGAAATGATCCCAGACGATATCCCAGAAGTAACAGGAGCAGTCGAGGATGATTTATATGATGAGGCAGTGGAATTAATCATTGAAATGCAAACAGCGTCAGTTTCCATGCTTCAACGTCGTTTCCGAATTGGTTATACTAGAGCGGCACGCCTTATTGATGAAATGGAAGCACGCGGAGTAGTCGGACCATACGAAGGAAGTAAGCCTCGTGCAGTCTTACAGACAAAGCCTAAAGAAGAACAAAGTTCATAA
- a CDS encoding ABC transporter permease yields the protein MSKRFKSILTPVIAVLLGILVGTIIMIASGYDPIAAFIALWNGAFGDIYYFGEVVRQFTPYILAGLAVAFAFRVGLFNIGVEGQFLVGWLAAVWVGVAFDLPRVIHLPLAILAAIVAGALWAFIPGLLKARFRVHEVIVTIMMNYIALHVSNYIIRNVISQKGDNTGPIHKSASLRSEWLESITDYSRLHWGIILAILSCFVMWFLLERTTRGFELRSVGFNQHAAQYAGMNVNKNIILSMLISGAFAGLAGAMEGLGTFEYAAVKGGFSGVGFDGIAVALLGGNTALGVFFSAILFGALKVGALNMPLEAGVPNELVDIIIALIVFFVASSYIIRVFLDRISKKEVK from the coding sequence ATGTCTAAACGCTTTAAAAGTATTTTAACACCAGTTATTGCTGTCTTATTAGGGATCCTTGTCGGAACCATTATCATGATTGCAAGTGGATACGATCCAATTGCAGCGTTTATCGCACTTTGGAATGGTGCATTTGGAGACATTTATTATTTTGGGGAAGTCGTTAGACAGTTTACTCCATATATTTTAGCCGGTTTAGCTGTTGCATTTGCTTTCCGAGTTGGATTATTTAATATTGGGGTAGAAGGACAATTTTTAGTTGGTTGGTTAGCGGCCGTTTGGGTTGGGGTAGCTTTTGACCTTCCACGAGTGATTCACTTACCATTAGCTATTTTAGCAGCTATCGTAGCTGGTGCTCTATGGGCATTTATTCCTGGTTTATTAAAAGCACGTTTCCGTGTACACGAAGTTATTGTCACCATTATGATGAACTATATTGCTTTACACGTATCAAACTATATCATCCGTAACGTAATTTCCCAAAAGGGTGATAACACAGGTCCTATTCATAAATCAGCTTCATTACGCTCAGAATGGTTAGAGAGCATAACTGATTATTCACGTTTACACTGGGGTATTATTCTTGCTATTCTTTCTTGCTTTGTTATGTGGTTCTTATTAGAGAGAACTACAAGAGGATTCGAATTACGTTCAGTAGGTTTCAACCAACATGCTGCACAGTATGCAGGTATGAACGTTAATAAGAATATCATTCTTTCTATGTTGATCTCTGGGGCATTTGCAGGTTTAGCGGGTGCAATGGAAGGTCTGGGAACATTCGAATATGCAGCCGTTAAAGGTGGATTCTCTGGCGTAGGTTTTGACGGTATTGCCGTAGCTCTATTAGGTGGAAACACAGCATTAGGGGTATTCTTCTCTGCGATTCTATTCGGTGCCTTAAAAGTAGGAGCATTGAACATGCCGCTTGAAGCAGGAGTTCCAAATGAATTAGTTGATATTATTATCGCTTTAATTGTATTCTTTGTAGCTTCAAGCTATATCATCAGAGTATTTCTTGACAGAATCAGTAAGAAGGAGGTGAAGTAA
- a CDS encoding GntR family transcriptional regulator, giving the protein MSIKSDNRHLYLQVIDRLKQDIENGVYKEKEKLPSEFDLAKQLGVSRATLREALRILEEENVIIRRHGVGTFVNAKPLFTSGIEQLNSVTDMIKQAGMKPGTIFLSSSTQGPTEEDIRRFSCSTSEEIFVMERVRTANGEPVVYCIDKVPEKILPKTFSYEEGFFRILDEEANRRITYAVAQIEPIGYHEKISPILECDPETALLVLKQMHFDEMDEPVLYSVNYFKADKFSFHVLRKRI; this is encoded by the coding sequence ATGTCAATTAAGTCAGATAACCGGCATTTATATTTACAAGTAATCGATCGGTTAAAGCAGGATATTGAAAATGGAGTTTATAAAGAAAAAGAAAAATTACCTTCCGAATTCGATCTTGCTAAACAGCTTGGTGTAAGCAGGGCAACGCTACGGGAAGCATTGCGCATTCTTGAAGAAGAAAACGTTATCATTAGGCGCCATGGTGTTGGTACTTTTGTTAACGCAAAGCCATTGTTTACTTCAGGGATTGAACAACTTAATAGTGTCACTGACATGATTAAACAAGCAGGTATGAAACCAGGAACTATTTTCTTAAGTTCATCAACACAGGGGCCTACCGAAGAGGATATTCGCCGTTTCTCATGTTCTACAAGTGAGGAGATTTTCGTGATGGAGCGTGTTAGAACCGCAAATGGTGAACCGGTCGTCTACTGTATTGACAAGGTTCCCGAAAAGATTTTGCCTAAAACTTTTTCATACGAAGAAGGATTCTTCCGCATCTTAGATGAAGAGGCAAATCGAAGAATTACATACGCGGTCGCTCAAATCGAGCCGATCGGCTATCATGAGAAAATTTCCCCAATTTTAGAATGTGATCCTGAAACTGCTTTGTTGGTTCTGAAACAAATGCATTTCGATGAAATGGATGAACCCGTCTTGTATTCGGTAAACTATTTTAAAGCAGACAAGTTTAGTTTTCATGTATTAAGGAAAAGAATTTAA
- a CDS encoding YlzJ-like family protein — MILYTMMPHELIFPSDQESNQQQKMITYQGIPLLVEQMDPNNVQVVRILSSDPQHFLDDRVCPGAKISFSVQEGLSALQ, encoded by the coding sequence ATGATCTTATATACGATGATGCCTCATGAATTAATTTTCCCTTCTGATCAAGAATCAAATCAACAACAAAAAATGATTACCTATCAGGGCATTCCGCTATTGGTAGAACAAATGGATCCGAATAACGTACAGGTTGTTCGTATTCTTAGTAGTGATCCACAACACTTTCTTGATGATCGAGTTTGTCCTGGAGCTAAAATTTCTTTTAGTGTCCAGGAAGGATTGTCCGCATTACAGTAG
- a CDS encoding ABC transporter permease: protein MEILMIVVPSTLLWAAPLVFTALGGIFSERSGVVNIGLEGLMVIGAFSSIVFNLSVYDTLGNATPWVALLVAMAAGAVFSLLHAVASITFRADHTVSGVAINLLATGVTLFLVKLIFDKGETGIITKNFHKIDIPVLKDIPVIGKIFFQDTYWTSFLAIIVAIIVWYIVFKTPFGLRLRSVGEHPMAADTMGINVTKMRYLGVIISGALGGLGGAVYAQSIANNFSHSTISGQGFMALAAMIFGKWHPLGALGAAIFFGFAQSISIIGSSLPFLKDIPSVYLLIAPYVLTILALTGFIGRADAPKAVGTHYIKGSR from the coding sequence ATGGAAATCTTAATGATTGTTGTTCCTTCCACGCTATTATGGGCGGCTCCACTTGTCTTCACTGCTTTAGGCGGTATTTTCTCGGAACGTTCCGGGGTAGTAAATATTGGACTAGAAGGTTTAATGGTAATTGGGGCGTTTTCATCAATCGTCTTCAACCTATCTGTATATGATACTCTAGGCAATGCTACACCTTGGGTTGCTTTGTTAGTGGCTATGGCTGCTGGCGCGGTATTCTCACTATTACACGCGGTTGCATCTATTACTTTCCGTGCAGACCATACAGTATCTGGTGTTGCAATTAACTTATTAGCAACGGGAGTTACACTGTTCCTTGTAAAATTGATCTTTGATAAAGGTGAAACAGGTATTATCACTAAGAACTTTCATAAAATAGATATTCCTGTATTAAAAGATATTCCTGTAATTGGAAAAATCTTTTTCCAGGACACCTATTGGACATCTTTCCTAGCAATTATCGTTGCGATCATTGTTTGGTATATCGTATTTAAAACACCATTTGGTCTTCGTTTACGTTCAGTTGGTGAACACCCAATGGCGGCTGACACAATGGGTATTAATGTTACGAAAATGCGTTATTTAGGTGTTATTATTTCTGGAGCGCTTGGTGGACTTGGTGGAGCAGTATATGCTCAATCTATCGCCAACAACTTCAGCCATTCAACAATTAGTGGTCAAGGTTTCATGGCGTTAGCAGCAATGATCTTTGGTAAGTGGCATCCACTAGGTGCACTTGGAGCTGCAATCTTCTTTGGTTTTGCTCAAAGTATCAGTATTATTGGATCAAGCTTACCATTCTTAAAGGATATTCCAAGCGTCTACCTGTTAATTGCACCATATGTATTAACTATCTTAGCTCTAACTGGATTCATCGGTCGTGCCGATGCACCAAAAGCAGTTGGTACACACTACATCAAAGGAAGCCGTTAA
- the yfmH gene encoding EF-P 5-aminopentanol modification-associated protein YfmH, translating to MEKINFDQLQEELYHEKMSNGLNVYILPKKGFNKTYATFTTKYGSVDNTFIPLGKDEYVKVPDGIAHFLEHKLFEKEDGDVFQQFSRQGASANAFTSFTRTAYLFSSTSDVEKNLETLIDFVQEPYFSEKTVEKEKGIIGQEITMYDDNPDWRLYFGLIQNLYKNHPVKIDIAGTIESISHITKDWLYECYNTFYHPSNMLLFIVGPVDPEKIMNQVRENQGKKDYKEQPEIKRKFEDEPVEAAEKKQVLEMNVQTSKSLVGIKALHVDQSGEEMLKNELTMNVLLDLLFGKSSENYNQLYSEGLIDETFSFDYTQEQGFGFAMVGGDTTEPDQLAEKLQKMLLDAKQNSTLTEEQLERAKKKKIGSFLRAVNSPEYIANQFTRYAFNEMNLFDVVPTLEKITLQDVQSLANEVISEERFSVCQVIPKKK from the coding sequence ATGGAGAAGATTAATTTTGACCAGCTTCAGGAAGAACTGTACCATGAAAAGATGTCTAATGGCTTAAACGTCTATATATTACCGAAGAAGGGCTTTAATAAAACGTACGCCACTTTTACGACCAAATATGGTTCAGTTGATAATACCTTTATTCCATTAGGAAAAGATGAATACGTAAAAGTACCAGATGGAATCGCGCATTTTTTAGAGCATAAGCTTTTTGAAAAAGAAGATGGAGATGTGTTTCAGCAATTTAGTCGTCAAGGTGCTTCGGCCAATGCGTTTACTTCTTTTACTAGAACTGCTTATTTATTTTCTAGTACTTCGGATGTTGAAAAGAATCTAGAGACACTGATTGATTTTGTGCAGGAACCATATTTTTCCGAGAAAACGGTTGAAAAAGAAAAAGGAATTATTGGGCAAGAAATTACGATGTACGATGATAATCCGGATTGGCGGCTATATTTTGGATTAATTCAAAACCTTTATAAAAATCATCCGGTAAAAATTGATATTGCGGGAACAATCGAATCGATTTCTCATATAACAAAAGATTGGTTATACGAGTGTTATAATACGTTTTATCATCCAAGTAATATGCTATTGTTTATTGTTGGACCGGTGGATCCTGAAAAAATTATGAATCAAGTACGGGAAAACCAAGGGAAAAAAGATTATAAAGAACAGCCAGAAATAAAACGTAAATTTGAGGACGAACCTGTAGAAGCCGCTGAAAAGAAACAAGTCCTTGAGATGAACGTTCAAACGTCAAAATCATTAGTTGGTATTAAGGCACTCCATGTTGACCAATCGGGAGAGGAAATGCTGAAGAATGAATTGACGATGAATGTACTGCTGGATTTGTTGTTTGGAAAAAGCTCAGAGAATTATAATCAGCTATACAGCGAGGGATTAATTGATGAGACCTTTTCCTTCGATTACACTCAAGAACAAGGTTTTGGTTTTGCTATGGTGGGTGGAGATACGACTGAGCCCGACCAATTGGCTGAAAAGCTTCAAAAAATGCTTCTAGACGCAAAGCAGAACAGCACATTGACGGAGGAGCAATTAGAAAGAGCAAAGAAGAAAAAAATTGGTTCATTCTTGCGTGCAGTAAATTCACCAGAGTATATTGCCAACCAATTTACCAGATATGCATTTAACGAAATGAATTTATTTGATGTTGTTCCAACACTGGAAAAGATTACATTGCAGGATGTCCAATCATTAGCAAATGAGGTCATCTCAGAAGAAAGATTCTCAGTTTGCCAAGTAATTCCAAAGAAAAAATAA
- the yfmF gene encoding EF-P 5-aminopentanol modification-associated protein YfmF, translated as MDATAEKITEMQGYKLHVIQTEKYKTNTFVWKMKAPLTKEDVTKRALLPQVLQSSSAKYASTTALRSYLDELYGATLFVDLSKKGEYHVISFSLEIANEKFLSDSSPLLKKGFELLAEILTNPNVSGHAFDKETVEKEKRALKQRIQSVFDDKMRYSNVRLLQEMCKDEPYALEVNGDAAEVDAITPQNLFDYFQRAFLEDEMDLYVIGDVTEDDVKKLASDLLQFESRTPKTVEQQKVNKRSEVNEVKEQQDVKQGKLNIGYRTNIVYGDPDYFALQVFNGIFGGFSHSKLFINVREKASLAYYAASRLESHKGLMMVMSGIDLKNFDQAVGIINEQMEAMKKGDFTDQELEQTKAVIKNQILETIDTSRGLTEILYHNVVAHTEIPLDTWMNAMEKTTKEEIIAVAQKIDLDTIYFLTGMEAGK; from the coding sequence ATGGACGCTACTGCAGAAAAAATTACAGAAATGCAAGGGTATAAACTTCATGTCATTCAGACTGAAAAATATAAAACGAATACCTTTGTGTGGAAGATGAAAGCACCATTAACAAAGGAAGATGTAACGAAAAGAGCACTTCTTCCACAAGTATTACAAAGTAGTTCAGCTAAATACGCTTCTACCACTGCACTTCGTTCTTACCTAGATGAACTATATGGAGCTACTCTATTTGTGGATTTATCAAAAAAAGGTGAATATCATGTCATAAGTTTTTCCCTTGAGATTGCGAATGAAAAATTTCTAAGTGATTCGAGCCCGTTATTAAAGAAAGGTTTTGAATTATTAGCAGAAATCTTAACCAATCCAAACGTTTCTGGACATGCTTTTGATAAAGAAACCGTAGAAAAGGAAAAGCGAGCCCTCAAGCAGCGAATTCAATCTGTATTTGATGATAAAATGCGCTATTCCAATGTTCGGCTATTACAAGAAATGTGTAAAGATGAGCCCTATGCCTTAGAAGTAAATGGTGATGCTGCCGAAGTTGATGCCATAACACCCCAGAACCTTTTTGACTACTTCCAAAGGGCCTTCTTAGAGGATGAAATGGATTTGTACGTGATTGGTGACGTAACGGAAGACGACGTCAAGAAGCTTGCATCTGATTTACTTCAATTCGAAAGCCGTACACCCAAAACAGTAGAGCAACAAAAGGTGAACAAACGCTCTGAGGTCAATGAGGTAAAAGAACAGCAGGATGTTAAACAAGGTAAACTCAATATCGGATATCGCACAAATATTGTATACGGTGATCCTGATTATTTTGCTCTTCAAGTGTTTAATGGAATTTTCGGGGGATTTTCGCACTCAAAACTATTCATTAATGTGCGTGAAAAGGCAAGTCTGGCTTACTACGCTGCCAGCCGTTTAGAAAGCCACAAAGGGCTAATGATGGTCATGTCAGGAATTGATTTGAAAAATTTTGATCAAGCAGTAGGAATTATCAACGAACAAATGGAAGCAATGAAAAAAGGAGATTTTACTGACCAAGAATTAGAACAAACAAAAGCAGTAATAAAAAATCAGATTCTTGAAACAATTGATACATCCAGGGGACTTACGGAAATTCTTTACCATAACGTTGTGGCACATACTGAAATTCCATTGGATACCTGGATGAATGCAATGGAAAAAACAACAAAAGAAGAAATAATTGCGGTTGCCCAAAAAATCGATCTAGATACCATTTATTTCTTAACCGGAATGGAGGCGGGCAAATAA
- a CDS encoding ABC transporter ATP-binding protein, giving the protein MEYVIEMLNIRKEFNGFVANDNITLQLKQGEIHALLGENGAGKSTLMNVLFGLYQPEQGEIRVKGQPVNISNPNIANDLGIGMVHQHFMLVDTFTVTENIILGREITSGGRIDIKKAEQQVREISERYGLAVDPQAKISDISVGMQQRVEILKTLYRGAEILIFDEPTAVLTPQEIKELIQIMKTLIKEGKSIILITHKLKEIMEVSDRCTVIRKGKGIGTVNVSETNPDELASLMVGREVVFKTEKKEANPKQDVLEVSDLTVKDSRGVTVVNGLNLSVRAGEIVGIAGVDGNGQSEFIEAITGLRKADSGSVKLNGKELINQTPRNITESGVGHIPQDRHKHGLVLNFPIGENMVLQTYNKKPFSKNGILNFKEIYKKAKTLISEYDVRTPNEYTLARALSGGNQQKAIIGREVDRNPDLLIAAQPTRGLDVGAIEFIHKRLIEQRDNGKAVLLVSFELDEIMNVSDRIAVIYEGKIVAIVNPKETNEQELGLLMAGSNRKEAGEVTNV; this is encoded by the coding sequence ATGGAATATGTAATTGAAATGCTTAACATCCGTAAAGAGTTTAATGGCTTTGTTGCGAATGATAACATAACTCTTCAATTAAAACAGGGTGAAATTCACGCATTACTTGGTGAAAATGGTGCGGGAAAATCAACCTTAATGAATGTTCTATTCGGTTTATATCAACCAGAACAAGGTGAAATCCGTGTAAAAGGACAACCTGTTAACATTTCTAACCCAAATATCGCTAATGATTTAGGAATCGGAATGGTTCACCAGCACTTTATGTTGGTTGATACGTTTACTGTTACTGAAAACATTATTTTAGGTAGAGAAATTACTTCGGGTGGTCGAATTGATATTAAAAAGGCCGAACAACAAGTGCGTGAGATCTCAGAACGCTATGGTTTAGCCGTTGATCCACAAGCGAAAATTTCTGATATTTCTGTAGGTATGCAGCAAAGGGTAGAAATTTTAAAAACTCTCTATCGCGGTGCAGAAATTCTTATTTTTGATGAACCGACAGCTGTATTAACACCACAAGAAATCAAAGAACTAATCCAAATTATGAAAACGCTTATCAAAGAAGGCAAATCTATTATTCTCATTACTCATAAATTGAAAGAGATTATGGAAGTTTCTGATCGTTGTACTGTTATTCGTAAAGGTAAAGGGATTGGGACTGTTAATGTTAGTGAGACAAACCCTGATGAACTTGCCAGCTTAATGGTTGGACGTGAGGTTGTCTTCAAAACTGAAAAGAAAGAAGCAAATCCTAAACAAGATGTACTTGAAGTGAGTGATTTAACGGTTAAAGACTCTCGGGGTGTGACAGTTGTAAATGGTTTAAATCTCTCTGTGCGCGCTGGCGAAATCGTGGGTATTGCCGGGGTTGACGGAAACGGTCAATCAGAATTTATTGAGGCAATTACTGGCTTACGTAAGGCTGATAGCGGAAGTGTGAAATTAAACGGAAAAGAATTAATCAACCAAACGCCAAGGAACATTACTGAATCAGGTGTTGGTCATATTCCACAGGACCGACATAAGCACGGTTTAGTTTTGAACTTCCCTATCGGAGAAAATATGGTTTTACAGACGTATAATAAAAAACCATTCTCCAAAAACGGTATTCTTAACTTTAAGGAAATTTATAAAAAAGCAAAAACACTTATTAGTGAATACGATGTTCGCACACCAAATGAGTACACATTAGCTCGGGCGCTTTCCGGTGGTAACCAACAAAAGGCGATTATTGGTCGGGAAGTAGATCGCAACCCTGACTTGCTGATTGCTGCTCAGCCTACCCGCGGTTTGGACGTTGGTGCGATTGAATTCATTCATAAACGCTTAATCGAGCAACGTGATAATGGAAAAGCAGTCCTGCTTGTTTCCTTTGAATTAGATGAGATTATGAATGTTAGTGACCGTATTGCCGTTATATACGAGGGGAAAATCGTAGCTATCGTAAATCCGAAAGAAACAAATGAACAAGAGCTTGGATTGTTGATGGCTGGATCGAATAGAAAGGAAGCGGGTGAAGTAACAAATGTCTAA